A genome region from Chryseobacterium sp. G0186 includes the following:
- the putP gene encoding sodium/proline symporter PutP, protein MQVYEGISVGLYLLLMIGIGIYSYRKSTSNSEEFLIGGRKMGAAVTALSAGAADMSGWLLMGVPGAMYLSGISSAWIAIGLTVGAYLNYIIVAPRLRIYTEVAQNAITLPVFFENRFKNKNHLLKVTSSIFILVFFTLYTSAGMVSGGKLFESAFGMDYTVGLLLTSLVVVLYTFLGGFLAVSLTDFVQGTIMVLALVIVPIVAISEIGSFGETFSLIKAKDPKYLDLFRGTTTVSILSLLAWGLGYCGQPHILVRFMAIDKPKDLVKARRIGITWMIFTVAGALAIGLVGIAYLQKFDIETMMKFDGSKTEAETIFIYFSRILFHPFIAGFLLTAILAAVMSTISSQLLVTSSSLTEDIYKAFLNKKATSKQLLMASRISVLLVAVIAVLLSLDPKDSILNLVGNAWAGFGSAFGPLILLSLLWKKTTWQGGFAGMLVGGITVLAWVYLQHPLKDWYEIIPGFILSLLTNIVVSLLTYKPDVTIEQEFDEVKKIMQE, encoded by the coding sequence ATGCAAGTATATGAAGGGATTTCTGTGGGGTTGTATCTGTTATTAATGATAGGTATAGGCATATATTCTTATAGAAAATCAACAAGTAATTCAGAGGAATTTTTAATAGGCGGAAGAAAGATGGGAGCAGCAGTGACAGCCCTGTCTGCAGGAGCTGCCGACATGAGTGGCTGGTTGCTGATGGGAGTTCCCGGGGCCATGTATCTGTCCGGGATTTCCAGTGCATGGATCGCCATTGGATTAACCGTTGGGGCGTATCTCAATTACATTATTGTGGCACCAAGGCTCAGGATATATACCGAGGTGGCCCAGAATGCCATTACACTTCCCGTATTTTTTGAAAACAGATTTAAAAATAAAAATCATCTTCTAAAGGTGACATCTTCCATTTTTATTCTGGTATTTTTCACACTTTACACTTCGGCAGGGATGGTATCCGGTGGGAAGTTATTTGAGTCAGCTTTCGGTATGGATTATACTGTAGGATTGCTGCTAACCAGTTTAGTAGTGGTATTGTATACATTCTTGGGCGGATTTTTGGCAGTAAGTCTTACGGACTTTGTACAGGGAACCATCATGGTATTGGCCCTGGTGATTGTACCCATTGTAGCGATCTCCGAGATTGGAAGCTTTGGTGAGACATTTTCACTGATTAAAGCCAAGGATCCCAAGTATCTGGACCTGTTCAGAGGAACAACTACAGTAAGTATTCTTTCTTTATTGGCTTGGGGGTTAGGATATTGCGGTCAGCCTCATATTCTGGTACGTTTTATGGCAATCGATAAACCTAAGGACCTGGTGAAAGCAAGACGTATAGGAATCACATGGATGATTTTTACCGTTGCCGGAGCCTTAGCCATCGGTCTGGTTGGAATTGCTTACCTACAAAAATTTGACATTGAAACGATGATGAAATTCGATGGTTCAAAGACAGAGGCAGAAACTATTTTTATCTACTTCTCCCGTATTTTGTTCCATCCGTTTATTGCCGGATTTTTGCTTACTGCTATTCTGGCGGCTGTAATGAGTACCATTTCTTCTCAGTTATTGGTTACTTCAAGCTCATTAACGGAAGATATTTATAAGGCCTTCCTAAATAAAAAAGCCACTTCCAAACAATTGCTGATGGCCAGTAGGATTTCTGTTTTATTGGTGGCTGTGATTGCCGTTTTGTTGTCATTGGATCCAAAGGACAGTATCCTTAATCTGGTTGGAAATGCTTGGGCAGGATTTGGTTCCGCATTCGGACCTTTGATTCTTCTATCACTTTTATGGAAAAAAACAACCTGGCAGGGTGGGTTTGCCGGAATGTTGGTAGGTGGAATCACCGTTTTGGCTTGGGTATATCTTCAGCATCCCTTAAAGGACTGGTATGAAATTATTCCGGGATTTATCCTTTCTTTACTCACTAATATTGTCGTTTCATTACTGACTTATAAACCAGATGTGACTATTGAACAGGAATTTGATGAGGTTAAAAAAATAATGCAGGAATAA